One segment of Drosophila gunungcola strain Sukarami unplaced genomic scaffold, Dgunungcola_SK_2 000076F, whole genome shotgun sequence DNA contains the following:
- the LOC128264671 gene encoding uncharacterized protein LOC128264671 — MQKKPINANSLLDKLHRGAVYACIGVTLYGTYILGMRYYHYYTVIRPEKQQAELKLLDEGAHDKAKELKY; from the coding sequence ATGCAGAAAAAGCCCATCAACGCTAACTCCCTGCTGGACAAGCTGCATCGCGGCGCCGTCTACGCCTGCATCGGGGTCACCTTGTATGGAACCTACATCCTGGGGATGCGCTACTACCACTACTACACGGTCATCCGGCCGGAGAAGCAGCAGGCGGAGCTGAAGCTCCTCGACGAGGGGGCCCACGACAAGGCCAAGGAGCTGAAGTACTAG
- the LOC128264670 gene encoding shematrin-like protein 1, whose amino-acid sequence MKFLCVFFILAIGLVGTWAAISEPTPEALEPEQPSAVDEKKTEKRGIYGFGHGYGGYGGYGGYGHGHYGGYGLGSPYYGGYGYVHAAPYYGGHHGYYPYHHGHYGFY is encoded by the exons atgaagTTCTTG TGTGTTTTCTTCATCCTGGCCATTGGTTTGGTGGGCACCTGGGCAGCAATTTCAGAGCCCACCCCTGAGGCCCTGGAACCGGAGCAGCCCTCCGCCGTGGACGAGAAGAAGACGGAGAAGCGAGGCATCTACGGATTCGGCCACGGGTATGGCGGCTACGGCGGATACGGAGGCTACGGACATGGCCACTACGGCGGCTACGGACTGGGCAGTCCCTACTACGGTGGCTATGGATACGTCCACGCGGCGCCCTACTATGGCGGACACCACGGCTACTACCCGTACCACCACGGGCACTACGGCTTCTACTAG
- the LOC128264721 gene encoding uncharacterized protein LOC128264721 isoform X2: MKINQIDEQDNWYQSALGLREETFRKPWNYSFRVPSNPTQLFKWLLTLKLPMLVDETPPWSFYFDLWEAKDIELDVNVCSGMLLVSIACQTIDVPLTPDDVEPHTFEKDMVASQPNLTSPYLSTDDKPRSNLVDVATGPDEPPVILKLVEKGTGPPEDPQPKSRSFYCLMKKAVLALSLLHTLYVLIQIAFGSSLADVWEAIAGDPTPPQIEETGWSVASMLEALLGALRSLMP; encoded by the exons ATGAAGATCAATCAAATTGATGAACAGGACAACTGGTACCAGTCCGCTCTGGGCCTGCGCGAAGAGACCTTCAGGAAGCCATGGAACTACTCCTTTCGCGTACCGAGCAATCCTACCCAGCTCTTCAAGTGGCTGCTAACATTGAAGCTGCCCATGCTGGTGGATGAGACTCCGCCCTGGAGTTTCTATTTCGATTTGTGGGAGGCCAAGGACATTGAATTGGACGTAAATGTTTGCAGCGGAATGCTTCTGGTGAGCATCGCTTGTCAGACAATAGATGTTCCTTTGACACCTGATGATGTGGAACCACACACTTTTGAAAAAG ATATGGTAGCATCCCAACCTAATCTAACAAGCCCATATCTGTCTACTGATGATAAACCTCGGTCAAATCTGGTGGATGTGGCAACTGGTCCCGATGAGCCGCCAGTAATTCTCAAGTTGGTGGAAAAAGGAACTGGGCCACCTGAGGATCCACAACCGAAATCGCGGTCCTTTTACTGTCTGATGAAAAAGGCGGTGCTGGCCTTGTCCTTGCTGCACACCCTCTATGTCCTGATCCAGATCGCCTTCGGATCCTCCCTGGCCGATGTCTGGGAGGCCATCGCCGGGGATCCGACTCCGCCGCAGATCGAGGAGACCGGGTGGTCAGTGGCCAGCATGCTGGAGGCCCTGCTGGGGGCCCTGAGAAGTTTGATGCCCTAA
- the LOC128264652 gene encoding 60S ribosomal export protein NMD3: MDHEYVGVSPLVAGDGKGATSDAIILCCECGVAIQPNPANMCVTCLRNHVDITENIPKQAVLHFCRNCERYLQPPNEWIQAALESRELLAICLKKLKGLKDVKLVDAGFIWTEQHSKRIKVKLTVHGEITGGTVLQQVFVVEFTVQNQMCNDCHRTEAKDFWRCLVQVRQRADNKKTFYYLEQLILKHKAHENTLGIKPEHGGLDFFYASDNHARRMVDFLLTMVPGKVTTSKRLISHDIHSNNYNYKYNWSVEIAPVSKDSAVCLSKKLRHQLGNLSPVVLVNRVSSSIHLIDPLTAQIAELTSQVYFRAPFEAICNPKQLVEYIVMDIDVIMEKDRKSYPGQGQVSFKHALCDIWVVRASELGINDNPIHTRSHLGHLLKVGDSVMGYNTGEANINDQEFDKLSPELIPDVILVRKHYDRQTRLSQRVWKIKHLAAEATDERSKYDYHEFLDDLEENEDIRGQVNIYRDTNKTVPVEVQAAGGDVPQITLEEMLEDMTLECADDEMGDEGGAEEAEPQL, encoded by the exons ATGGATCACGAATACGTTGGCGTTAGCCCGCTGGTCGCCGGGGATGGCAAAGGTGCCACCTCGGACGCGATTATCCTGTGCTGCGAGTGCGGAGTGGCCATCCAGCCGAATCCGGCCAACATGTGCGTCACCTGTCTGCGCAACCATGTCGACATCACGGAGAACATCCCCAAGCAGGCGGTGCTCCACTTCTGTCGCAATTGCGAGCGCTATCTGCAGCCGCCAAACGAGTGGATCCAGGCCGCCCTGGAGTCCCGTGAACTGCTGGCCATCTGCCTCAAGAAGCTGAAGGGCCTAAAGGACGTGAAGCTGGTGGATGCGGGCTTCATCTGGACGGAGCAGCACTCCAAGCGCATCAAGGTGAAGCTGACTGTGCACGGCGAGATCACCGGCGGAACGGTGCTGCAGCAGGTCTTCGTGGTGGAGTTCACGGTGCAGAATCAGATGTGCAACGATTGCCACCGCACCGAGGCCAAGGACTTCTGGCGCTGCCTGGTGCAAGTGCGTCAGCGGGCGGACAACAAGAAGACCTTCTACTATTTGGAGCAGCTGATTCTGAAGCACAAGGCCCACGAGAACACGCTGGGCATAAAGCCGGAGCACGGCGGCCTGGATTTCTTCTACGCCAGCGATAACCATGCCCGTCGCATGGTGGACTTTCTGCTGACCATGGTGCCCGGCAAGGTGACCACATCCAAACGTCTCATCTCGCACGATATCCACAGTAACAACTACAACTATAAGTACAACTGGTCGGTGGAGATAGCTCCGGTATCGAAGGACAGTGCCGTTTGCCTGTCCAAGAAGCTGCGCCACCAGTTGGGCAATCTCTCGCCAGTGGTCCTGGTTAACCGGGTGTCCAGCAGCATTCACTTGATTGATCCCCTGACGGCGCAGATCGCCGAACTCACCTCGCAGGTGTACTTCAG AGCTCCCTTCGAGGCCATCTGCAATCCGAAGCAGCTGGTTGAGTACATCGTCATGGACATTGATGTCATCATGGAAAAGGATCGCAAGAGCTATCCCGGCCAGGGTCAGGTCTCCTTCAAGCACGCCCTCTGCGACATTTGGGTGGTGCGTGCCTCGGAATTGGGCATCAACGACAACCCCATTCACACACGCTCCCACTTGGGCCACCTGCTCAAGGTGGGCGACTCTGTGATGGGCTACAACACCGGCGAGGCCAACATCAACGATCAGGAGTTCGACAAACTGTCGCCAGAGCTAATTCCAGATGTGATCCTGGTGCGCAAGCACTACGATCGCCAGACCAGACTCAGCCAGCGCGTGTGGAAGATCAAGCATCTGGCGGCGGAGGCCACCGATGAGCGCAGCAAGTACGACTACCACGAGTTCCTCGACGATCTCGAGGAGAACGAGGATATCCGCGGACAGGTCAACATCTATCGGGACACCAACAAGACGGTACCTGTCGAGGTGCAGGCCGCTGGCGGAGATGTGCCGCAGATCACGTTGGAGGAGATGCTGGAAGACATGACGCTCGAGTGCGCCGACGACGAGATGGGCGACGAGGGAGGTGCCGAGGAGGCCGAGCCGCAattatag
- the LOC128264647 gene encoding period circadian protein, translating to MLKRDLQRIKLKLSDLKDYEVARAKNKHKGTPRPRLSQDALLGDDASTSGTTASCSSNTGTTTDTATETGTETASGSGSGSGSGSGSGSYITGLGLGYRSETPSSASYTNTTSTTPTPATQEEILRPSSAVTATTTTGTTNSGSTDDVSVAAVVDDTEDTIDEISDDNWVDLNADTNDTTIDTIDTQAGEEEEDGARGGI from the coding sequence atgCTAAAACGCGATCTGCAGAGAATCAAGCTAAAGTTGTCTGACCTCAAGGACTATGAGGTGGCCCGGGCAAAGAACAAACACAAGGGGACACCGCGCCCTAGGCTGTCCCAGGATGCCCTACTTGGAGATGATGCCTCCACGTCGGGAACAACAGCCAGTTGCAGTTCCAATACGGGCACGACAACGGACACGGCAACGGAAACTGGAACGGAAACTGCATCTGGATCGGGTTCAGGTTCAGGATCAGGATCGGGCTCTGGGTCGTACATTACGGGCCTAGGATTGGGTTACCGATCGGAGACACCCTCCTCTGCATCGTACACCAATACCACTTCGACGACCCCGACTCCGGCCACCCAGGAGGAGATATTGCGACCCTCGTCCGCTGTCACGGCCACCACAACCACGGGCACCACTAATTCGGGATCCACGGATGACGTGAGCGTTGCTGCCGTAGTGGATGACACGGAGGATACCATTGACGAAATCAGCGACGACAACTGGGTGGATCTGAACGCGGATACCAATGACACAACCATTGATACCATTGACACTCAGGcgggggaggaggaggaggatgggGCCAGGGGAGGCATCTAG
- the LOC128264721 gene encoding uncharacterized protein LOC128264721 isoform X1, giving the protein MERYWRLNWLQGANLRPSRSSGIPSDWDWVTLPRCQPSKTSQSLNCPYLKLDRTSMKINQIDEQDNWYQSALGLREETFRKPWNYSFRVPSNPTQLFKWLLTLKLPMLVDETPPWSFYFDLWEAKDIELDVNVCSGMLLVSIACQTIDVPLTPDDVEPHTFEKDMVASQPNLTSPYLSTDDKPRSNLVDVATGPDEPPVILKLVEKGTGPPEDPQPKSRSFYCLMKKAVLALSLLHTLYVLIQIAFGSSLADVWEAIAGDPTPPQIEETGWSVASMLEALLGALRSLMP; this is encoded by the exons ATGGAGCGCTACTGGAGGCTCAACTGGCTGCAAGGAGCGAATTTGCGCCCGAGCAGGAGTTCCGGAATTCCAAGCGATTGGGATTGGGTCACGTTACCCAGGTGCCAGCCTTCAAAAACTTCCCAGTCACTCAATTGCCCATATTTGAAACTAGACAGAACTT cAATGAAGATCAATCAAATTGATGAACAGGACAACTGGTACCAGTCCGCTCTGGGCCTGCGCGAAGAGACCTTCAGGAAGCCATGGAACTACTCCTTTCGCGTACCGAGCAATCCTACCCAGCTCTTCAAGTGGCTGCTAACATTGAAGCTGCCCATGCTGGTGGATGAGACTCCGCCCTGGAGTTTCTATTTCGATTTGTGGGAGGCCAAGGACATTGAATTGGACGTAAATGTTTGCAGCGGAATGCTTCTGGTGAGCATCGCTTGTCAGACAATAGATGTTCCTTTGACACCTGATGATGTGGAACCACACACTTTTGAAAAAG ATATGGTAGCATCCCAACCTAATCTAACAAGCCCATATCTGTCTACTGATGATAAACCTCGGTCAAATCTGGTGGATGTGGCAACTGGTCCCGATGAGCCGCCAGTAATTCTCAAGTTGGTGGAAAAAGGAACTGGGCCACCTGAGGATCCACAACCGAAATCGCGGTCCTTTTACTGTCTGATGAAAAAGGCGGTGCTGGCCTTGTCCTTGCTGCACACCCTCTATGTCCTGATCCAGATCGCCTTCGGATCCTCCCTGGCCGATGTCTGGGAGGCCATCGCCGGGGATCCGACTCCGCCGCAGATCGAGGAGACCGGGTGGTCAGTGGCCAGCATGCTGGAGGCCCTGCTGGGGGCCCTGAGAAGTTTGATGCCCTAA